Proteins encoded in a region of the Streptomyces sp. NBC_00310 genome:
- a CDS encoding amidase yields the protein MTSWVGRTAAEIAAAVREKRVTPREVVAGHLARIEALDGRVGAFRKVRAEAALAEADEVAGRTDLAELPLAGVPVAIKDNLAVRGESTRNGSAATPDTPAGDDHVTVARLRAAGAVVVGLTNVPELCVFGTTDGVHGTARNPWDTSRTTGGSSGGSAAAVAAGLVPLALGNDGMGSLRIPAANCGLLGLKPGFGVVPADIGHGDWFGMSENGPLATTVEDARLMFRILAGTDAGQPSGTTPRSPDIALSVRSPLLGVTVTRPYADAARRAAESLAGSGLRVRPADPPYPVWLGTTSLAHWTAGTAVDAEGLDPELLTRRTRVHAAVGRRFVKGVRAGDRREQLRRRLEPFFAEHDVLLTPALARRGPAATNWHERGWLRILLVNTTYSPLTPPWNLTGWPAMSVPFGTLASGVPCAVQLVGRPGSELELLEVAGRLEELNPWRRTAPIG from the coding sequence GTGACCAGCTGGGTCGGCCGGACCGCCGCCGAGATAGCCGCCGCCGTGCGGGAGAAGCGGGTCACGCCGCGTGAGGTCGTGGCCGGGCATCTCGCTCGGATCGAGGCGCTGGACGGGCGGGTCGGAGCGTTCCGCAAGGTCCGGGCGGAGGCCGCCCTGGCGGAGGCCGACGAGGTGGCCGGCCGGACCGATCTGGCGGAACTGCCCCTGGCGGGCGTGCCCGTGGCGATCAAGGACAACCTCGCCGTGCGGGGCGAGTCCACCCGGAACGGGTCCGCCGCGACCCCGGACACGCCGGCCGGGGACGACCATGTGACGGTGGCCCGGCTGCGGGCGGCCGGCGCGGTGGTCGTGGGGCTCACGAACGTGCCCGAGCTGTGTGTCTTCGGCACCACGGACGGCGTGCACGGCACGGCCCGCAACCCGTGGGACACCTCGCGCACGACCGGCGGGTCCTCGGGCGGCAGCGCCGCCGCGGTCGCCGCCGGGCTGGTGCCGCTGGCCCTCGGCAACGACGGCATGGGCTCGCTGCGCATACCGGCCGCCAACTGCGGTCTGCTCGGCCTCAAGCCGGGCTTCGGGGTCGTCCCGGCGGACATCGGGCACGGCGACTGGTTCGGCATGTCCGAGAACGGCCCGCTCGCCACGACCGTCGAGGACGCCCGGCTGATGTTCCGGATACTGGCGGGAACGGACGCCGGACAACCCTCCGGGACCACCCCGCGCTCACCGGACATCGCCCTGTCCGTACGCAGCCCCCTTCTCGGCGTGACCGTCACCCGCCCGTACGCCGATGCCGCGCGCCGGGCGGCCGAGTCGCTGGCCGGGTCCGGCCTTCGGGTCCGGCCGGCCGATCCGCCGTATCCCGTCTGGCTGGGCACGACCTCGCTGGCGCACTGGACGGCGGGGACGGCGGTGGACGCGGAGGGCCTCGATCCGGAGCTGCTCACCCGGCGCACGCGGGTGCACGCGGCCGTGGGGCGACGTTTCGTGAAGGGGGTCCGCGCGGGCGACCGCCGGGAGCAACTGCGCCGACGCCTGGAGCCGTTCTTCGCCGAGCACGATGTGCTCCTCACCCCGGCGCTCGCCCGGCGCGGGCCCGCCGCCACGAACTGGCACGAGCGGGGGTGGCTGCGCATTCTGCTGGTGAACACCACCTACTCGCCGCTGACCCCGCCGTGGAATCTCACGGGCTGGCCGGCGATGTCGGTGCCGTTCGGCACGCTCGCGTCGGGCGTGCCCTGCGCGGTGCAACTGGTGGGCCGTCCGGGTTCGGAGCTCGAACTCCTGGAGGTGGCGGGCCGGTTGGAGGAGCTGAACCCGTGGCGCCGGACGGCGCCGATCGGCTGA